A section of the Primulina eburnea isolate SZY01 chromosome 1, ASM2296580v1, whole genome shotgun sequence genome encodes:
- the LOC140815048 gene encoding MADS-box protein SVP: MAREKIKIRKIDNATARQVTFSKRRRGLFKKAEELSVLCDADVALIIFSSTGKLFEYASSSMKEILERHNLHSKNLDKLEQPCLELQLVEDSNYSRLNKEVAEKSYQLRRMRGEELQGLNIEELQQLEKSLEAGLVRVMEKKEEKILKEINELQDKGRQLLEENERLREQVSEITNGQKPVPRADTDILIYEEGQSSESVTNAYNSTGPPQDYDSSDTSLKLWLPYSG; this comes from the exons ATGGCGAGAGAGAAGATCAAGATCAGGAAAATCGACAACGCTACCGCGCGTCAAGTGACTTTCTCGAAGAGAAGAAGAGGGCTTTTCAAGAAAGCTGAAGAGCTTTCAGTTCTCTGCGATGCCGACGTTGCTCTCATCATTTTCTCCTCCACTGGGAAGCTCTTTGAATATGCTAGCTCCAG TATGAAGGAGATACTTGAAAGGCATAACTTGCATTCAAAGAATCTCGATAAGTTGGAGCAGCCATGCCTGGAGCTGCAGCTAGTTGAGGACAGCAACTATTCCAGATTGAATAAAGAAGTGGCTGAGAAAAGCTATCAGCTTAG GCGTATGAGAGGAGAGGAGCTACAAgggttgaacattgaggagttgCAGCAGCTGGAGAAGTCTCTCGAAGCTGGACTAGTGCGTGTTATGGAGAAAAAG GAAGAGAAGATCTTAAAAGAAATCAATGAACTTCAAGATAAG gGAAGGCAACTTCTGGAGGAGAATGAACGATTAAGAGAACAG GTGTCGGAAATAACAAATGGTCAAAAACCCGTCCCAAGAGCTGATACCGACATCCTAATCTACGAAGAAGGACAGTCGTCGGAATCTGTGACGAATGCCTATAACTCCACTGGTCCTCCTCAGGATTACGATAGCTCAGATACATCTCTAAAGCTGTG GCTGCCCTATTCTGGCTGA
- the LOC140815143 gene encoding kinase-interacting protein 1-like, producing the protein MLQRAANNAYSWWWASHVRTKQSKWLEQSLQDMEEKVQSMLKLIEEDGDSFAKRAEMYYKRRPELINSVEESYRAFRALADRYDHLSKDLQNANRTIATVFPEQIQFEMEEDEDCATPKTLKKSQIPSMNMSNVPKVPKAPIKDLKGFVTSTSKQLQMKSSKVKDQVKSGLSKDEALGEVDKLQKDILACQTVKEFVKSSYENGLAKYWEIENQVMEMQQKVCSLQDEFNMDTVIDDDEARTLMAGAALKSCQELLAQLQENQEKSVMEAREEFNKIEDSRERLKTLRNEYLHDRTDDEEKQGQYDKTAALEDKLQESGKERMEALQGKTIENLDLSSMASMTVSELAEKIDELVNKVISLETSVSSQTVLINTLKTEAGELHEQIRSLEDEKGTLIDGKYNLRAKIKELEEKLNKIQDLNKNVERQNSNLETNFSEARMNLDHLSEKLGSVKPDEEVQQKETSQDEGRSFSLDDLKVEQEDDQKDVPSSEKRFNVSNTDDKLDVKEVNIEAPHSEASVPEKLTIDKSATFPEQKPEEPTGIVHSNELAIAEALGDAEKEEGLNWQKMLLSGVEDREKILLKEYTELLRNFKDVKKKLSDMEKREKESQFDTIVQMREFKKAILKRDEEIQHIRQRLNLLQADKPQAAGENFGVNEDSNINKEETKLVYIERTLSISAVEEKFRIDIDALLDENLDFWLRFSTAFHQIQKFKTEVQDLQDEISKLQEKKKQGGSVTTRLKSEVLPIYKHLREIQTELTLWLEQSASLKDELNRRFASLCSIQEEITKALKDGAEEEEIRFSSHRAAKFQGEILNMKQENNKVREELETGLEHVSLLKLEIEKTLVKLNEEFDIPSDQPQLKHNMSKSRIPLRSFIFGTRQKKQKHSIFSYMHPNRRYQILKAGVRVSNPDS; encoded by the exons ATGCTACAGAGAGCTGCGAACAATGCATATTCTTGGTGGTGGGCTAGCCACGTTCGAACCAAGcaatccaaatggcttgaacaGAGCCTTCAGG ATATGGAAGAGAAAGTCCAAAGTATGCTAAAGCTGATAGAAGAGGATGGAGATTCCTTTGCAAAAAGAGCTGAGATGTATTACAAGAGAAGACCAGAGCTCATCAACTCTGTTGAAGAATCGTACCGAGCTTTCCGAGCTTTGGCCGATCGTTATGACCATTTGTCCAAAGACCTGCAGAACGCGAACCGGACAATAGCCACTGTATTCCCAGAACAAATTCAATTTGAAAtggaagaggatgaagactgtgCCACCCCGAAAACCCTGAAGAAATCTCAAATCCCGTCAATGAACATGTCGAACGTTCCAAAGGTTCCTAAGGCACCGATCAAAGATTTAAAAGGGTTCGTGACATCAACTTCAAAGCAGCTCCAAATGAAATCCTCTAAAGTGAAGGATCAAGTTAAATCGGGTTTGTCCAAGGATGAGGCCCTTGGAGAGGTTGACAAGCTCCAGAAAGATATTCTAGCATGTCAGACGGTCAAGGAGTTCGTGAAAAGCTCTTACGAAAACGGATTGGCGAAGTACTGGGAGATTGAGAACCAGGTAATGGAGATGCAGCAAAAAGTGTGCAGTTTGCAGGATGAATTCAACATGGATACGGTCATTGATGATGATGAGGCTCGTACTTTAATGGCCGGGGCAGCTCTCAAATCTTGTCAAGAATTGTTAGCTCAGTTGCAGGAAAACCAAGAAAAGTCTGTCATGGAAGCAAGAGAGGAATTCAATAAGATTGAAGATTCCCGGGAGCGTTTAAAGACCCTGAGGAATGAGTATCTGCACGATCGAACCGATGATGAAGAAAAACAAGGTCAGTATGATAAAACTGCAGCATTGGAAGATAAATTGCAGGAGTCAGGAAAGGAAAGAATGGAGGCATTACAGGGAAAAACTATAGAAAACTTGGATTTGAGTTCCATGGCATCAATGACAGTGAGTGAACTGGCAGAGAAGATCGATGAGCTTGTTAATAAGGTGATAAGCTTGGAAACCTCCGTGTCGTCTCAGACTGTACTTATTAATACGTTAAAAACCGAAGCAGGTGAGCTCCATGAGCAGATTCGAAGTTTGGAAGATGAAAAGGGGACCCTGATTGATGGGAAATATAACCTGAGAGCAAAGATAAAGGAACTCGAAGAAAAATTGAACAAAATCCAGGATCTAAACAAGAATGTGGAAAGACAAAACAGCAATCTCGAAACAAACTTTTCTGAAGCGCGTATGAATCTTGATCACTTATCAGAGAAACTAGGTAGTGTAAAGCCAGATGAAGAGGTACAACAGAAGGAAACATCACAAGATGAGGGCAGATCTTTTTCCCTAGATGACTTGAAGGTAGAGCAGGAAGATGATCAGAAAGATGTGCCGAGTTCTGAAAAAAGATTCAACGTTTCAAATACAGACGACAAATTGGATGTTAAGGAAGTGAATATCGAAGCTCCGCATTCTGAGGCATCTGTTCCTGAAAAGTTAACGATCGATAAATCAGCCACATTTCCGGAACAGAAACCAGAAGAACCGACCGGAATTGTTCACTCCAACGAACTTGCAATAGCTGAAGCTCTCGGAGACGCGGAGAAAGAAGAAGGGTTAAACTGGCAGAAGATGCTCTTGAGTGGGGTGGAGGATCGAGAGAAGATTCTGCTTAAAGAATACACAGAACTTCTCAGGAATTTCAAAGACGTCAAGAAGAAGCTTAGTGACATGGAAAAGAGAGAGAAGGAGAGCCAATTTGATACGATTGTGCAAATGAGAGAATTCAAAAAAGCCATTCTGAAAAGGGATGAAGAAATTCAACATATTCGCCAAAGGTTAAACTTGCTGCAAGCAGATAAACCCCAAGCAGCGGGTGAAAATTTTGGAGTAAATGAAGATTCCAATATCAACAAAGAAGAAACCAAGCTGGTTTACATTGAAAGAACACTATCCATCTCAGCTGTTGAAGAAAAATTCAGGATAGATATCGATGCCTTACTGGATGAGAACCTTGATTTCTGGTTAAGGTTTAGCACTGCATTTCATCAGATCCAGAAGTTTAAGACTGAAGTCCAGGATCTACAGGATGAAATATCAAAACTACAAGAGAAAAAGAAACAAGGGGGGAGTGTCACAACACGTCTAAAGTCCGAGGTCCTGCCCATTTACAAGCACTTGCGAGAAATACAAACTGAACTAACGTTGTGGCTGGAGCAAAGTGCGTCCCTGAAAGATGAATTGAATCGCCGATTTGCTTCACTGTGCAGTATTCAAGAGGAAATCACAAAGGCTTTGAAGGATGGCGCGGAGGAGGAAgagatcagattcagcagtcaTCGAGCAGCTAAGTTCCAAGGCGAGATCTTGAACATGAAACAGGAAAATAACAAGGTTAGAGAGGAACTAGAGACAGGATTAGAACATGTAAGTCTACTAAAACTCGAAATTGAAAAGACACTAGTAAAACTAAACGAGGAGTTTGACATTCCTAGCGATCAACCGCAATTGAAACATAATATGAGCAAATCTCGAATCCCTTTACGGTCTTTCATCTTTGGAACCAGACAGAAGAAGCAGAAGCATTCGATTTTCTCCTACATGCATCCTAATAGAAGATACCAAATCCTGAAAGCTGGTGTACGTGTATCAAATCCTGATTCTTGA
- the LOC140815227 gene encoding LOW QUALITY PROTEIN: protein SKIP34 (The sequence of the model RefSeq protein was modified relative to this genomic sequence to represent the inferred CDS: substituted 1 base at 1 genomic stop codon), with protein MCYGSGRXPSEDDIVEIRPVENQNRAIVENLLARLAETEARLERARAREAELSHRLDEMKKFVHVMEIIETYLRRRCREQQDQLARLRSYSSVWVSSE; from the coding sequence ATGTGCTATGGCAGCGGAAGGTAGCCGTCGGAAGACGACATCGTCGAAATTCGGCCTGTGGAAAACCAGAACAGAGCAATAGTGGAGAATCTGTTGGCCCGGCTTGCGGAGACGGAGGCGCGGCTTGAGCGAGCAAGGGCTAGGGAAGCCGAGCTGAGCCACCGGCTCGACGAGATGAAGAAGTTCGTGCACGTTATGGAGATCATAGAGACCTACCTCAGGCGCCGATGTAGGGAGCAGCAAGACCAACTGGCTCGGCTCCGCTCTTATTCTTCAGTCTGGGTATCATCGGAGTAA